The genomic interval CAAAAATTGCATCTGCATTACTCTGGCTAACAATCAGACGGGTTTGATTCCGGATACGCAGTTTTAAAGCCTCTGTAAAATCTGCACTTAATGTCGGGATCACCAATGGCGCATTATTTTCAAAATACGACACGGTTACCGTTTTCATCTCCGCAGGAATAGAGGCTCCGTTTAACTTTACTGAACACGAATTCACTAATGTTGCCAGCGGCAGCAGCAGCAATAAACAGATTCTTTTCATGACCTAATTTAAATTGAGTTCTTTGATCTTTCTATATAGTGTACGTTCAGAAATTCCCAGTTCCTGAGCTGCGAACTTACGCTTGCCTTTATGTTTTTTCAGTGCTTTTTTGATTAAATCAGATTCCTTGTCAATCAAAGAAAGGGATTCTTCCACTTCTTCTGCATCATGGGTGTAGTTATAGTCTACAGGCGTATTCTGAGGAGATTTTTTAATCATGAAAGTAGAGTCATTGCTCACAGTCTGATCTACTTCCTGGTAAAGCTGGTTGATGTAGTGCGGGTTTTCCTCCATGATATGTGAAGTATTTCCACCACTCTGAATAATCTCGGCAACCAGTTTCTTCAAGTCCATCATGTCCTTTTTCATGTCGAAAAGAACTTTGTAAAGAATATCTCTTTCGGAAAAATCTTCTTTATTACTTCCGTTATTTAATGCCATTGGCAAATTGCTGCCTCCTTCATTCGGAATATAATTCAATAAAGCACCAGCAGTTACGTTCCGGTCTTTTTCCAGTACACAAATTTGTTCTGCAATGTTTTTAAGCTGTCTGACGTTTCCCGGCCAGCTGTAATTGCTCAGCATTTGTATCGCATCTGGTTCCAGGTGGATACCCGGGCTGCGGTATTTATCACTGAAATCGGCAGAAAACTTTCTGAACAGCAAAAAGATGTCTTCTTTACGTTCATGTAAAGCAGGTATGCGCAATGGTACAGTATTTAAACGGTAATATAAATCCTCACGGAACTTACCGGATTTTACCCTGTTGTATACATCGACGTTTGTTGCTGCAATAATGCGGACGTCAGTTTTCTGTACTTTGGAAGAACCTACACGCAGGTATTCTCCGCTTTCCAGTATTCTTAATAAACGGGCCTGTGTACCTAAAGGTAATTCAGCAACCTCATCCAAAAAGATCGTTCCTCCGTTTGCCACTTCAAAATATCCTTTACGTGCTTCGTGAGCACCGGTAAAAGAGCCTTTCTCATGTCCGAATAATTCTGAATCTATTGTGCCTTCTGGAATTGCACCACAGTTTACGGCAATAAAAGCACCGTGTTTACGGGTACTCATCTGGTGGATAATGTGTGAAAATACTTCTTTTCCACTACCACTTTCCCCAGTAATCAATACTGACATATCCGTTGGCGCTACCTGCCTGGCAATATCTATAGCACGGTTTAAAAGTGGAGAACCACCAATAATCCCAAATCGGTTTTTAATATCTTGTACGTCCAAAATAATTATATTTAAATGCTCACTGGAGTATATTTTTTAAGCTGTAATTCTGCCCAGCAGAGTCGCTGATGTACAACGCTCAATAATGACATTTACGTATTGCCCTGGCTTCACATTTTCTACTGCCGGGAATACGATCATCGCATTCTGGTCATTTCTTCCGCAAAGGTCTTTATCAGACTTTTTAGAGAAACCTTCTACTAAGATACGGACTGTTTTTCCTACAGATTTCTCTAATCTGTAATGAGAAGTAGTTTGCTGTTTTAATAAGATTTCCTGTAAACGGCGTTTTTTTACGTCTTCCGGAATATCATCATCCAGTTTTCTTGCAGCCATTGTTCCTGGTCTTTCTGAATAACTGAAGCAGAATGCGAAGTCATAACCCACATAATCCATCATGCTTAAGGTTTCCTGATGTTCTTCTTCAGTTTCAGTGCAGAAACCAGCAATAATATCTGTAGAGATCGCGCAATCAGGAATGATATTTCTGATGGCATCAATCCGGTTGATATACCATTCGCGGGTATAAGTACGGTTCATCAGGTCCAATACCCTGCTGCTTCCTGATTGTACAGGTAAGTGGATATTGTTGCAGATGTTATCATATTTTTGAATCGTATGCAGTACTTCGTCTGTAATATCTTTTGGATGTGAAGTCGAGAAACGGACACGTAATTCAGGGCTGATCAATGCTACTTTTTCCAGTAACTGGGCAAAGTTGACCATGATCTCAGCGCCATCTTCTGCTTCCGCTGTACCTTTCCACTTGTAAGAATCTACATTCTGTCCAAGCAGCGTAACTTCTTTATAACCGCGGTCATGTAAATCCTGCGCTTCAGTAAGAATAGAATGCGGATCACGACTGCGTTCACGTCCTCTTGTAAAAGGCACTACGCAGAAAGAGCACATATTATCACAACCACGCATAATGGAAATGAAAGCAGTAATTCCATTCCCGTTCAGGCGGACCGGACTAATATCTGCGTAAGTTTCTTCTCTGGATAGTAAAACGTTAATTGCTTTCTGACCATCACCCACCTGTTCTATCAGTTGTGGCAAGTCACGGTAAGCATCAGGTCCGACAACCAGATCTACCAATTTTTCTTCTTCAAGGAATTTAGATTTCAAACGTTCTGCCATGCAGCCTAAAACCCCGACAATCAGTTTAGGATTTTTACGTTTTTCTATACCAAACTGCGATAACCGGTTGCGGA from Pedobacter sp. WC2423 carries:
- a CDS encoding sigma 54-interacting transcriptional regulator; this translates as MDVQDIKNRFGIIGGSPLLNRAIDIARQVAPTDMSVLITGESGSGKEVFSHIIHQMSTRKHGAFIAVNCGAIPEGTIDSELFGHEKGSFTGAHEARKGYFEVANGGTIFLDEVAELPLGTQARLLRILESGEYLRVGSSKVQKTDVRIIAATNVDVYNRVKSGKFREDLYYRLNTVPLRIPALHERKEDIFLLFRKFSADFSDKYRSPGIHLEPDAIQMLSNYSWPGNVRQLKNIAEQICVLEKDRNVTAGALLNYIPNEGGSNLPMALNNGSNKEDFSERDILYKVLFDMKKDMMDLKKLVAEIIQSGGNTSHIMEENPHYINQLYQEVDQTVSNDSTFMIKKSPQNTPVDYNYTHDAEEVEESLSLIDKESDLIKKALKKHKGKRKFAAQELGISERTLYRKIKELNLN
- the miaB gene encoding tRNA (N6-isopentenyl adenosine(37)-C2)-methylthiotransferase MiaB, which translates into the protein MIDLQLTDKTHDEGRQGEALIVDAPKLLNARKLYIESYGCQMNFADSEIVASILLDQGFQTTGNYQEADAIFINTCSIRENAEQRVRNRLSQFGIEKRKNPKLIVGVLGCMAERLKSKFLEEEKLVDLVVGPDAYRDLPQLIEQVGDGQKAINVLLSREETYADISPVRLNGNGITAFISIMRGCDNMCSFCVVPFTRGRERSRDPHSILTEAQDLHDRGYKEVTLLGQNVDSYKWKGTAEAEDGAEIMVNFAQLLEKVALISPELRVRFSTSHPKDITDEVLHTIQKYDNICNNIHLPVQSGSSRVLDLMNRTYTREWYINRIDAIRNIIPDCAISTDIIAGFCTETEEEHQETLSMMDYVGYDFAFCFSYSERPGTMAARKLDDDIPEDVKKRRLQEILLKQQTTSHYRLEKSVGKTVRILVEGFSKKSDKDLCGRNDQNAMIVFPAVENVKPGQYVNVIIERCTSATLLGRITA